The Deinococcus aquaticus genomic interval CATCGACGACGTGATCCCCATGGAAGACACCCGCCGCGTGCTGATCCAGACCTTCGCCATGCTGCGCGACAAGGAAGAGGCCCGGCCCTACAAGAAGCACGGCAACATCCCGCTGTAAGGAAGGTGTGGGCTGTGGTGAGTGGGTGGGACGCTGGCCCCGACCCGCTCACCACTTCCTACTCTCGGTCACCGTCGTGCGGGGCGCTCGCGCCTAGACTGCCCGCATGACTGACAAGCCGTTCGTGAAACCGTCGGATGCCGAGCTGCGCGAGCGGCTCTCGCCCGTGCAGTACAGCGTGACCCAGCACGAGGGCACCGAGCGGGCCTTTACCGGCGAGTACTGGGATCACACCGGGGAAGGCATCTACGTGGACGTGGTGAGCGGCGAGCCGCTGTTCTCCAGCCTCGACAAGTACGACGCCGGGTGCGGGTGGCCCAGCTTCACGCAGCCCATTCCCAGCGTGACCCTGACCGAGAACACGGATTACAGGATCGGGTACGCCCGCACCGAGGTCCGTTCGGTCGCGGCGGACTCGCACCTGGGGCACGTGTTCCCGGACGGCCCGCAGGACCGGGGCGGGCTGCGCTACTGCATCAACTCGGCCGCCATGCGCTTCGTGCCGCTCGCGGAGCTGGAAGCGCAGGGGTACGGCGAGTACCGGCAACTGTTCGGGTAAGGCTCATACGAGAGGAGGGGGAGGCTGCGACAGGCCTCCCCCTCCTGCGCTGCGTGCTTCAGCGCGCGCCGAAGTCCTGCACCCAGTAGTGCTTGTAGGTGCTGGTGCTCGTGTAGGCGTACCCGACGCCGAGTTCCTTGAACGCGGGATTCATGATGTTCTTGCAGTGGCCCTCGCTGGTCAGCCAGCCGGCGACGACCTGCGCGGCGGTGGCCTGCCCGGCGGCGATGTTTTCGCCCCAGGTGCGGTAGGCGTACCCGGCGGCGGCGATGCGCTGCGCGGCGGTGCGGCCGTCCTTGCTGGTGTGGCTGAAGTAGTTCTGGGCGGCCATGTCGGCGGCGTGCCCCTGCGCGGCCTGCCCAAGTTGGGCGTTCAGGGTCAGGGCGGGCGCGGCGGCGTATGGCGTCGCGCCGCAGGTGCGTGCCTGGGTGCGGGCGGCGTTCACGAGGTCCAGGACCTGCTGCGCGAATCCCGTGGCGGGCGCGGGGGCCGGTGTCGGGGACGGGCTGGGCGCGGTGATGGCGCCGCTGACGGTCAGCGGGAAGTCGATGAAGGCCGCCGCGTTGCTGGTCAGGGCGGCGCGGACGGTGGCGTTCCCGCTGCCCACGGGCGTGACCAGTCCGGTCTGCGTGACGGTGGCGACTGCCGCGTTGCTGGTGGTCCACACGAGCTGGCCGGCCGTGGGGGCGCGGCCGCCGACCGTGACGGTCAGTTGCTGTGGCTGCCCCAGCGTGAGCGTGACGGGACTGGCGACGCCCTGCGGGGCGAGCGTATCGCTGATGGTGCCGGCCGTGTCGGTCGGCGCGGCGGGGCTGCTGGGACTGCCGGTGCCGCCGCAGGCGCTGAGGGTCAGGATCAGCAGGGCGACACCAGCGCCGCGCAGGGGTTGTGGAAGCATGAGCGCATTAGAACGTGCCGAAGTCTCTTTACCATGAGGAAATCTTTCTCATTTCTCATGTCTGCTTAGACAGGCTGCCGGTGGGCGGAAAGCCTGCCTTTGCGGGAATTCTCACACGAGGGTTTTCTCATGACTTTCAAATGGAAAGCCGGTCAGTTGTGGTTCTCATGCTCGCCGGTCAGCAGGCCGTACGTCACGGGCTCTTGCCTGCCCAGGCCCGCCCACCCGTCCGGAACCGTCACGCGCAACCCGTCCCCCAGTGCCGCCGCCGCGTCCAGCAGCGCCGCGCCCGCACTGGCATCCAGCGCGCCCCACAGATGCGCCGCGCCGCCCGCCCCGCGCGCCTGCCACAGCAGCGACCCTGCGGCCTGCCCGTCCCGGTACGCCATCAGCAGCGCGAAGGCCCCGGCGGCGGCCTCCAGCGGCCCCGCCAGTTGCCGCGCCAGTCCCGCCGCCCACTCCGGCGTGCCGTGCGCCGCGCACAGCGCCCCCGCCCACGCGCTCAGGTGCAGGCGGCCCACCTGCTCGACCACCACCGAGGCGTCAGGCGGGTCCGGTTCACCGACCCAGTCGCCCACCCACACCCGCGCCACCGGCTGCACCGCCAGCCCCGCCGGGGCATCCGCGCCCGCCCACGCCACCAGCGGCGGCAGCCCCTGCCCCTCATGCCAGTCCTGCACGGCCCGCAGGTCCACGTCACCCACATCACCCGGCAGGAACGTCGCATTCAGCGCCAGCACATTCACGCCCGGCGTCAGCAGCGTCACTGCGCCCCCCTGCTCCCGCTGCACCACTGACAGCGGCGCGTGAAACTCGATCAGATCAGCCAGGGCAGAGGGCAGCACCCCACCAGGGTAATAGGAAGCAGGCAGCAGGAAATGGGGAGCGGATGGGACGCCCGCCCCGATCCACTCCCCGCTGTCTGTGCTTCGCCTGCTGTCTCATACGGATTCCGTCTGTTTCGTTGACAGATCGGAACACCACCGATCTGCCAACTCCACGCCCGGAACCCGTTCCGCTCCCACTCGCATCCGCTCGGATTGAAGGAGCTTTGCAGCCCCTTCAATCGGAGTCCGTATCAGTTCCAGCGGCCGCCGCGCTGCTGGCGCGTTTCGGCTTCCGGCGCGGCATACAGTTCCTCGGCGCGCGAGAGTTTCTTGCGGCCGTACAGGCCTTCCAGGATGAACTCGGCGGCACTGACGCGCACGGCGTCGTCGCTGCTCGCGGCGACCTCGGCGGCCAGATCACTCAGGCCTGGCACTTCCCCGGCGGCTTTCAGCGCGGCGGCGCTGTCCCCACCCTGCGGGAAGCGGAACACATTCCCAGCCTCGAACCATTTCTCTAGGTCGCGGGTGTTCGCGCTGCCGTAGTTGCGGGCGTACGTGGCCCCGGCCGCCTTGCGGATCACGTCCCGGGCGACCTGATCGGCGCCCTTGAGTTCACCCTCGTACTCCAGTTCCATCTTGCCCGTGATGGCCGGCAGGCCCGCGTACACGTCACTGACGCGCACGACCGGGGCGTCCCCGGCCACGAGGCTGCGGCGTTCGGCGTTCGCGGCGGCGACCTCCATCAGCGAGATCGGCAGACGCTGCGACACGCCGCTCAGTTTGTCCACGCGGCCGTCCTCGCGCGCCTGGAACGCGATCTCCTCGATCAGTTCCGCGATGAACGGCGGCACGATCACACCCTCGGCCCGCGCGGCCTCCTGCGCCGTGATGTCCATGCCCAGGCGCACGTCGGTCGGGTAGTGCGTGCGGATCTCGCTGCCGATGCGGTCCTTGAGCGGCGTGACGATCTTCCCGCGCGCCGTGTAATCCTCGGGGTTCGCGCTGAAGACCAGCATCACGTCCAGTTCCAGCCGGACGGGGTAGCCCTTGATCTGCACGTCCCCCTCCTGAAGGATGTTGAACAGCGCCACCTGCACCTTCGGGGACAGGTCCGCCAGTTCGTTCACCGCGAAGATCCCCCGGTTAGCGCGCGGCAGCAGCCCGAAGTGCATGCTTCTCACGTCGCCCAGGCTGGTGCCCAGACGCGCCGCCTTGATGGGGTCCACGTCGCCCACGAGGTCCGCGACCGTCACGTCCGGCGTCGCCAGTTTCTCCACGTACCGGTCGGCGCGTGGGAGCCAGCGGATCGGCAGGTCCATCCCATGCGCCTCCAGCAGGTGACGGCCCTCCGCGCCCACCGGGTTCAGCACGTCGTCCGGCATGTCCACGCCCGCAATGACCGGCACTTCCTCGTCCAGCAGGCCCGTGATGGCCCGCAGAATCCGGCTCTTCGCCTGACCGCGCAGGCCCAGCAGAATGAAGTTCTGCCGCGCCAGCAGCGCGTTCACCAGTTGCGGAATCACCGTGTCGTCGTACCCGACCACACCGGGGAACAGTTCCTCGCCGCTGCGCAACTTGCGGGTCAGGTTCTCCCGCACCTCGTCCTGCACCAGCCGAATGCGGCCGTCGAACGGCGCGCGCCCGGCGTACTCTGCCGTCTGAAGCAATTCACCCAACGTTCTCGCCTTCGTCGTCACCGTCATGATGGGCGGAACGTACCACGCACCCACACGCGGGAATGTGCGGCTTGCTGGGAATTCCTCACCGCCGCGCCCGCCCGGAAGCCGCAACCTCGCGTGCAGGCCGGATCGCCACCCACTACGCTGACCGTATGACCAGCACCCGGACACCCACCAGCCCCGCCGCCACGCTGCTGCTGATCCCCGCCGCCGCACTGACCGTCTGGGCACTCGCCGCCGCCGCCCCCGACCTCCAGACCAGCGGCAGCGTCCGCATCCTCCTCTCCGCCGCGTTCCTGCCACTGACCCTCATCACCGTCAGCCGCCTCCCCTGGACCACCTTCGCCCTGCTCGCCTGCGGCTGGATCCTCGGCATTCTGGGCCTCACCGTCACCCTCGCCGGAACCGCCAGCTGGGCCACCGGCGCGCCCGCCGTCCTGCTTGCCCTGGGCAGCGCCGCCGGATTCTTCCTGCTGCGCCGCAAGGAGGGCAGCGAGTAAACCCAGGTGAACGTCCTGCATGTCATGAACGCGGCCGGGACCCTGCCTTCGCCCCTGGCGGATGAGATGAGGCGTGTGCTGGAGGCGACCCTGCAACGCCACACCGCTCAGCTGGGTCTGACCGGCGTGGACGTGGCCCTGCGGGTGCTGCCCTGGGGGCTGCCGGAAACCGGGATTCACGGATTCGCCCCCACCGGGTCATATGTGGAACTGACGGTCAGTCCCGATAACCCGGAGTTTCTGCCCGGCTGGCGCACCGAACTGCCCGCCACGCTGGCCCACGAACTCCACCACGCCCGCCGCTGGCGCGGTCCCGGTTACGGCCGCACCCTGCTGGAAGTGCTGGTCACCGAGGGCCTCGCCCAGCACCACGAACGGACCGAGCGGGCCGGGCAGGCACCCCCTTACGCGCAGGCCCGTATCGACCGGGCCGCCCTGTGGCAGAGGGCGCGGCCGCTGCTCCAGACCAGCGACTTCGGGTTCGAGGCGTGGTTCTACGGGTCCGGGGCACACGGCCTGCCCCGCTGGGCCGGGTACACCCTGGGATTCGAGCTGGTCGGCCACGCCCTGAAACGCCTTGGGGGGACCGCTCAGGATCACGTTGACACGCCTGCTGCGCCCATTCTGAACGCAGCGGGCGACGCCTTCCCTTAGGATTTACCCCCCGCTGCTGCTGCTGGCGGCGGAGGCGTCGTGCGCCTGCTGGTCTTCGAGGGCCTTGTACGCGCAGGCGGCGGCCAGAGCGGCGACCTCCACGGGCACTCCGCCGAGGGTAAGGTTCACATCCTTGCCTTCCACGATTCCGCCGATGCGGCCGTGCAGGCGGTCACCGCTGACATGCAGGTCGATGTCCTTGCCGTCGATGCGGCCAGAGTAACGGCCCGGGACGCGGTCGCCGCTGATCTGGAGGTGCACGTCGTCCCCGTCGATGTGGCCGCCGAGGCGCACGCTGACGCTCTGGGCGGTCACGTCGCCGTCGGCGTCGAACCCGGCGAAGGTGCCGCCGATGCGGCCGTCCACGTCCCCGGCGCGGACCGTGAGCTTGATGTCCTTGCCCTGGAAGGTCCCACCGATGCGACCGTCCAGTCGTTCGCCGTTCCAGTCGGCGTGCAGGTCGTACCCCTGGGTGATGCCGCCGATCCGTCCGTTCAGTTCGCTCATGTCAGGCAGTACGCGCCGGGCGGGCGGTGGGTTGCCGGGCACACAGGGATCCTTGGGATTGACCCGAGGCAGGGCGCCTCTGTTGTGTTGGGTTTCCCGCTGACGCGCTGCCGTTCAGTACGTGAATTCGAATTTCACGTCGTACTGCTGAAGGCTCTTGGTGCCGTTCATGCGGGTCTGGCCGGGACGGGGGGTGAGGGCGAAGGTGGCGGTCAGGGTGCGTTTTCCGAAGGTGCGGCGCACGGTGCTGATCAGTTCGGAGCCCTTGCGGGTGCTGCTGGTGGTGGCCCAATCCTGCGCGTTCAGGCGGCCCACGTAGGCGGCGCGGACCTGCTCGGCGCTCAGCGAGGAGAAGACTTTCGCGTACGTTTTGTAGTACGAGCCGCTGTACTCGTTGCCGCTGGGTTCGATCAGGGCTTCGGCGGGGGCGGGCAGGACTGGGATGGTCACGCCAGAGCTCAGCAGGGTCTGAAGCGGGTCAACCGCATTTTCGTAGACAGATTCGTAGGCATTCGGGGTTGTCCGGGCTCTACCGGAAGGGCAGGCGGCGCCGAAGGCCTGGAACGAATAGTTGACCTGCGTCAGCCCGGATCCGTTCGGGAATACGTTGATGTTCATCTGACCGCCCAGGCCGGGTTTGCACAGCAGCGGCGCGCCTCGGGTGGTGCTGCCCGGAGCGTCCTGAAAGACCTCCATAGTGGGGTTGGTGGGGTACATGTCCAGCCACCCGTCCCGGCGGAGCAGGCCCTCAGCGATGGCGCTCGCCGTTTCGGGATTCAGGGTGGTGCGTACGACGACTTTCGTACTGAACGGCTGGATGACGCTGCCCACGACCGTGCGGTTCATGAACGGCGCTACCCGGAAGGGCAGGTCAGGTGCGATCACGCCGGGCAGAAAACCGTTCGGGTCGAGGAGGTCCGTGGCGGACAGCAGTAGGTCAAGCTCGGCGTCTGTCAGTCCCTGCAGTGGAGCGGCGCTCTGGGCAGACGCCGGTCCGGGCAGACCTGCACCGATGGTGAGCAGGGCGAAACAGCCGGCAGCGCGTATGGAGGGAAGCATGTAATCACGGTACCGTGCGGGTTGAACGCGGGGTGCCTCAGGTGTGGCGCGCGCCCGCCTCCTTCGGCTGGACTGGTCACGGTCCGTCCTGTCGTAAGGGGGCGGTGGGTTGCCGGGCGGCGAGGGCAACGCCTGCCACGCACAGCAGCAGGCCGCCCAGCGAGAGGGTGCTCAGGCGTTCGCCGTACAGCGCCCAGCTTTCCAGCACGGCCAGTGGCGGCACGAGGTAGAAGAGGCTGTTCACGCGCGCGGCGGGCAGGTCGCGCAGCAGGCGCATGAGCAGCAGGATCGCCCCGACCGACAGGACCAGCACCAGCCACGTGAGGGACAGGATGAATTCCGCGTTCCAGTGGATCACGCCGCCCCCGCGCGCCAGGGTGACGGCCCCGAGGGCAGCGGCGCTGACGACGTACTGCGCGGCCGTGCCGCCCAGCAGGGGCATGTCGGCCCCCACGCGGCGCTGGTAGAGGGTGCCGGCGGTGGTGCACAGGAGCGCGAACGCGGCGGCCAGCAGGGCGGGCAGGCTGGCTGACTGACCGCTGCTGGTCTGACTCCCGATGCCCTGGCCGCCCACGACCAGCAGCACACCCGCAAAGCCCAGCAGCAGCCCCGCCCACTGCGGCCGCGTGACCCGCTCGCCCAGCACCGGCCAG includes:
- the msrB gene encoding peptide-methionine (R)-S-oxide reductase MsrB; its protein translation is MTDKPFVKPSDAELRERLSPVQYSVTQHEGTERAFTGEYWDHTGEGIYVDVVSGEPLFSSLDKYDAGCGWPSFTQPIPSVTLTENTDYRIGYARTEVRSVAADSHLGHVFPDGPQDRGGLRYCINSAAMRFVPLAELEAQGYGEYRQLFG
- a CDS encoding CAP domain-containing protein, producing the protein MLPQPLRGAGVALLILTLSACGGTGSPSSPAAPTDTAGTISDTLAPQGVASPVTLTLGQPQQLTVTVGGRAPTAGQLVWTTSNAAVATVTQTGLVTPVGSGNATVRAALTSNAAAFIDFPLTVSGAITAPSPSPTPAPAPATGFAQQVLDLVNAARTQARTCGATPYAAAPALTLNAQLGQAAQGHAADMAAQNYFSHTSKDGRTAAQRIAAAGYAYRTWGENIAAGQATAAQVVAGWLTSEGHCKNIMNPAFKELGVGYAYTSTSTYKHYWVQDFGAR
- a CDS encoding ATP-binding protein → MTVTTKARTLGELLQTAEYAGRAPFDGRIRLVQDEVRENLTRKLRSGEELFPGVVGYDDTVIPQLVNALLARQNFILLGLRGQAKSRILRAITGLLDEEVPVIAGVDMPDDVLNPVGAEGRHLLEAHGMDLPIRWLPRADRYVEKLATPDVTVADLVGDVDPIKAARLGTSLGDVRSMHFGLLPRANRGIFAVNELADLSPKVQVALFNILQEGDVQIKGYPVRLELDVMLVFSANPEDYTARGKIVTPLKDRIGSEIRTHYPTDVRLGMDITAQEAARAEGVIVPPFIAELIEEIAFQAREDGRVDKLSGVSQRLPISLMEVAAANAERRSLVAGDAPVVRVSDVYAGLPAITGKMELEYEGELKGADQVARDVIRKAAGATYARNYGSANTRDLEKWFEAGNVFRFPQGGDSAAALKAAGEVPGLSDLAAEVAASSDDAVRVSAAEFILEGLYGRKKLSRAEELYAAPEAETRQQRGGRWN
- a CDS encoding DUF2268 domain-containing putative Zn-dependent protease (predicted Zn-dependent protease with a strongly conserved HExxH motif), which translates into the protein MRRVLEATLQRHTAQLGLTGVDVALRVLPWGLPETGIHGFAPTGSYVELTVSPDNPEFLPGWRTELPATLAHELHHARRWRGPGYGRTLLEVLVTEGLAQHHERTERAGQAPPYAQARIDRAALWQRARPLLQTSDFGFEAWFYGSGAHGLPRWAGYTLGFELVGHALKRLGGTAQDHVDTPAAPILNAAGDAFP
- a CDS encoding DMT family transporter, with the protein product MARLKSPPAAFLSAAPLLFVLLWSTGFLGTKGAARNADPFAFLTVRFALAALLMLALTAALRAPWPTRAQAGRAGVTGLLLHAGYLGGVTTAIWLGLPAGITSVLVGVQPLLTGFLSWPVLGERVTRPQWAGLLLGFAGVLLVVGGQGIGSQTSSGQSASLPALLAAAFALLCTTAGTLYQRRVGADMPLLGGTAAQYVVSAAALGAVTLARGGGVIHWNAEFILSLTWLVLVLSVGAILLLMRLLRDLPAARVNSLFYLVPPLAVLESWALYGERLSTLSLGGLLLCVAGVALAARQPTAPLRQDGP